From a single Aquincola tertiaricarbonis genomic region:
- a CDS encoding NAD(P)-dependent oxidoreductase, with amino-acid sequence MSTKKPVFLVTGSDLAPQALALLGDYEVVYAGRTPSEDDVVALCRQHDPVAIIVRYSKVGAAAMDAAPSLKVISKHGSGTDTIDKAAAAARGIQVVAAVGANAAAVAEHALALLLACAKSVVALDARMHAGHWDKATHKSVELEGRTIGLVGLGAIGLRFARMADAMGMRVLGFDPYAKDLPAYVQSVSLDTLWREADAISLHCPLTADNARLLNAETLAQCKRGVIVVNTARGGLIDEPALLAAVQSGQVAIAGLDSFAVEPMTAGHPFQAEPRITLSPHIGGVTADAYVKMGVAAARNALAVLHG; translated from the coding sequence GTGAGCACCAAGAAGCCAGTCTTCCTGGTCACCGGCAGCGACCTGGCGCCGCAGGCGCTGGCCCTGCTGGGCGACTACGAGGTGGTGTACGCCGGCCGCACGCCCAGCGAGGACGACGTGGTGGCGCTGTGCCGCCAGCATGACCCGGTGGCCATCATCGTGCGCTACAGCAAGGTGGGCGCCGCGGCCATGGATGCCGCGCCCAGCCTGAAGGTCATCTCCAAGCACGGCAGCGGCACCGACACCATCGACAAGGCGGCTGCCGCGGCCCGCGGCATCCAGGTGGTGGCGGCCGTGGGCGCCAATGCGGCGGCGGTGGCCGAGCATGCGCTGGCGCTGCTGCTGGCCTGCGCCAAGTCGGTGGTGGCGCTGGATGCGCGCATGCATGCCGGCCACTGGGACAAGGCCACGCACAAGAGCGTGGAGCTGGAAGGCCGCACCATCGGCCTGGTGGGGCTGGGTGCCATCGGCCTGCGCTTTGCGCGCATGGCCGATGCGATGGGCATGCGCGTGCTGGGCTTCGACCCCTACGCCAAGGACCTGCCGGCTTACGTGCAGAGCGTGTCGCTGGACACGCTGTGGCGCGAGGCCGATGCCATCTCGCTGCACTGCCCGCTGACCGCGGACAACGCACGGCTGCTCAATGCCGAGACGCTGGCGCAGTGCAAGCGTGGCGTGATCGTGGTCAACACCGCCCGCGGCGGCCTGATCGACGAGCCTGCGCTGCTGGCCGCGGTGCAAAGTGGCCAGGTGGCCATCGCCGGGCTGGACAGCTTCGCCGTCGAGCCGATGACCGCGGGCCACCCCTTCCAGGCCGAGCCGCGCATCACGCTCAGCCCGCACATCGGCGGCGTCACGGCCGATGCCTACGTGAAGATGGGCGTGGCCGCAGCGCGCAATGCGCTGGCGGTGCTGCACGGCTGA
- a CDS encoding DUF4142 domain-containing protein, which yields MQHRFHRSLVAMAIAAVSLATPLAFAQQQATAPAARASGDMKMPAMPRSDANFMKQAAENGHAEVEASKMALQKASHPEVKKFAQQMIDDHTKVGQELTSLASTKGVELPSEPSLVQKGKAKAMLDTAEGDKFDQRYVASMGVDAHEDTLKLFRKAAKDAKDPDVKAWAAKTVPALEHHLQMAKALDAQVNKKGSKSASK from the coding sequence ATGCAACACCGCTTTCACCGCAGTCTCGTCGCCATGGCCATCGCCGCCGTCAGCCTGGCCACCCCGCTGGCCTTCGCGCAGCAGCAGGCCACGGCGCCGGCCGCCCGCGCCTCGGGCGACATGAAGATGCCGGCCATGCCGCGCAGCGACGCCAACTTCATGAAGCAGGCCGCCGAGAACGGCCATGCCGAGGTGGAGGCCAGCAAGATGGCGCTGCAGAAGGCCAGCCACCCCGAGGTGAAGAAGTTCGCGCAGCAGATGATCGACGACCACACCAAGGTGGGCCAGGAACTGACGTCGCTGGCCTCCACCAAGGGCGTGGAACTGCCGAGCGAACCTTCGCTGGTGCAAAAGGGCAAGGCCAAGGCGATGCTGGACACCGCCGAGGGCGACAAGTTCGACCAGCGCTACGTGGCCAGCATGGGCGTGGACGCGCACGAGGACACGCTGAAGCTGTTCCGCAAGGCGGCCAAGGATGCCAAGGACCCCGACGTGAAGGCATGGGCCGCCAAGACGGTGCCCGCCCTGGAGCATCACCTGCAGATGGCCAAGGCGCTGGATGCCCAGGTGAACAAGAAGGGCAGCAAGTCGGCCAGCAAGTAA
- a CDS encoding hemerythrin domain-containing protein: MNTDRAIRSLSPGITTMIRMDHSHVLTMSHRYRVDAQPARKKSIVDAICLALEIHAQLEEEIFYPALETVATGNAVLTKSRPEHDEMKRLIAELRAMAPEDRGYDRAFLELMRDVMHHVADEETVLLPAAESLLAEQLPVLGARMTRRRLQLAAPHAGELLAGSVRTMPPALAITTLGMFVGGLLLGLALRRPSRW, from the coding sequence ATGAACACGGACCGCGCCATCCGCTCGCTTTCGCCCGGCATCACCACCATGATCCGGATGGACCACTCGCATGTGCTGACCATGTCGCACCGCTACCGGGTGGATGCGCAACCCGCCCGCAAGAAGTCCATCGTCGATGCGATCTGCCTGGCCCTGGAGATCCATGCGCAGCTGGAAGAGGAGATCTTCTATCCCGCGCTGGAAACCGTGGCCACCGGCAATGCGGTGCTCACCAAGTCGCGCCCCGAACACGACGAGATGAAGCGGCTGATCGCCGAGCTGCGCGCGATGGCGCCCGAGGACCGCGGCTACGACCGCGCCTTTCTCGAGCTGATGCGCGACGTGATGCACCACGTGGCCGACGAGGAGACGGTGCTGCTGCCGGCCGCCGAATCGCTGCTGGCCGAGCAGTTGCCGGTGCTGGGCGCGCGCATGACGCGGCGCCGCCTGCAGCTGGCCGCGCCGCATGCAGGCGAACTGCTGGCTGGCTCGGTGCGCACGATGCCGCCGGCACTGGCGATCACCACGCTGGGCATGTTCGTCGGTGGCCTGTTGCTCGGCCTGGCGCTGCGCCGCCCCAGCCGCTGGTGA
- a CDS encoding Bug family tripartite tricarboxylate transporter substrate binding protein gives MPKTLLRIAVAATWLTSAVVAQAQAWPTKPVKIVVPYPPGGAVDVVTRKMAAKLQEQTGQTFFVENKAGATGTIGLATVVQSPADGYTLAANDTTYALLPHIFKKLPFDHQKDLLPVSAFVFAPMGLVVKADSRFKTLGDLLAAAKAKPGDITYGTGGAGSAPHFASEALGIASGARFLHVPFKGAGEATMGLLSGTVDFQLASTPGVMGNVKGGKARLLAVSGQHRLPALPEVLTFAEAGVKNFGLINFTGLFAPKGTPKAVVDRLQKEVATAMASADMKAFAEGIAAEPGTWDAAAFAKELTERTAFWGRIAANTAFERE, from the coding sequence ATGCCCAAGACTCTCCTCCGTATCGCCGTGGCCGCCACGTGGCTCACGTCCGCCGTCGTGGCGCAAGCGCAGGCCTGGCCGACCAAGCCGGTCAAGATCGTGGTGCCCTACCCGCCGGGCGGCGCGGTGGACGTGGTCACGCGCAAGATGGCAGCCAAGCTGCAGGAGCAGACCGGCCAGACCTTCTTCGTGGAGAACAAGGCCGGCGCCACGGGCACCATCGGCCTGGCCACGGTGGTGCAATCGCCGGCCGACGGCTACACGCTGGCGGCCAACGACACCACCTACGCGCTGCTGCCGCACATCTTCAAGAAGCTGCCCTTCGACCACCAGAAGGACCTGCTGCCGGTCAGCGCCTTCGTCTTCGCGCCCATGGGCCTGGTGGTCAAGGCCGACTCGCGCTTCAAGACCCTGGGCGACCTGCTGGCCGCAGCCAAGGCCAAGCCGGGCGACATCACCTATGGCACCGGCGGTGCCGGCTCGGCGCCGCACTTCGCCAGCGAAGCCCTGGGCATCGCCTCGGGCGCGCGCTTCCTGCACGTGCCGTTCAAGGGCGCGGGTGAGGCGACGATGGGCCTGCTGTCCGGCACGGTCGACTTCCAGCTGGCCTCCACTCCCGGCGTGATGGGCAACGTCAAGGGTGGCAAGGCGCGTCTGCTGGCCGTGAGCGGGCAGCACCGGCTGCCGGCGCTGCCCGAGGTGCTCACCTTCGCCGAGGCCGGCGTGAAGAACTTCGGCCTCATCAACTTCACCGGGCTGTTCGCACCCAAGGGCACGCCGAAGGCGGTGGTCGACCGCCTGCAGAAGGAAGTGGCCACGGCCATGGCCTCGGCCGACATGAAGGCCTTTGCCGAAGGCATTGCCGCCGAGCCCGGCACCTGGGATGCTGCGGCCTTCGCCAAGGAGTTGACCGAGCGCACCGCCTTCTGGGGCCGCATCGCCGCCAACACCGCATTCGAGCGCGAATAA
- a CDS encoding SMP-30/gluconolactonase/LRE family protein: MFVLQPPQVQPLEVFSRLPDEFRRTGERSAWADANRGGQPTDSFLEGPVFDEEGRLYVTDIPFGRIFRIDTTGEWTLVARWDGEPNGLKWLNRRELLVTDYRHGLMACDVVTGNVRPYLDRRNSERFKGVNDLCFDRCGNLYFTDQGQTGLHDPSGRLYRLRPDGRLDLLLSNVPSPNGVALSPDERVLYLGVTRGNQVWRVPLLPDGSVAKVGAFFTSYGPSGPDGLAVDSQGRVLVANPGLGLVWVLSPHGQPEQVLQAAPGTSLTNVAFGGPDRRTLYVTDSTHGQVLRATLSQGGLPLHGGPAPQS; encoded by the coding sequence TTGTTCGTGCTCCAGCCGCCGCAGGTGCAGCCGCTTGAAGTGTTCAGCCGCCTGCCCGACGAGTTCCGCCGCACCGGCGAGCGCTCCGCCTGGGCCGACGCCAACCGCGGTGGCCAGCCCACCGACTCCTTCCTGGAAGGGCCGGTGTTCGACGAGGAGGGCCGGCTGTACGTGACCGACATCCCGTTCGGCCGCATCTTCCGCATCGACACCACGGGCGAGTGGACCCTGGTGGCACGCTGGGACGGCGAGCCCAACGGCCTGAAGTGGCTGAACCGGCGCGAGCTGCTGGTGACCGACTATCGCCACGGCCTGATGGCCTGCGACGTGGTGACCGGCAATGTGCGGCCCTACCTGGACCGCCGCAACAGCGAGCGCTTCAAGGGCGTCAACGACCTGTGCTTCGACCGCTGCGGCAACCTCTACTTCACCGACCAGGGGCAGACCGGCCTGCACGACCCCAGCGGCCGGCTGTATCGCCTGCGGCCGGATGGACGGCTGGACCTGCTGCTGTCCAACGTGCCCAGCCCCAACGGCGTGGCCCTGTCGCCTGACGAGCGGGTGCTGTACCTCGGCGTCACGCGGGGCAACCAGGTGTGGCGCGTGCCGCTGCTGCCGGATGGCAGCGTGGCCAAGGTGGGCGCCTTCTTCACGTCGTACGGGCCCAGCGGGCCCGACGGCCTGGCGGTGGACAGCCAGGGCCGGGTGCTGGTGGCCAACCCGGGCCTGGGCTTGGTGTGGGTGCTCAGCCCCCATGGCCAGCCCGAGCAGGTGCTGCAGGCGGCGCCGGGCACATCGCTGACCAACGTCGCCTTCGGCGGACCCGACCGGCGCACGCTCTACGTCACCGATTCCACCCACGGCCAGGTGCTGCGCGCCACGCTGTCGCAGGGCGGGCTGCCCCTCCATGGCGGCCCCGCGCCGCAGAGCTGA